A window from Drosophila nasuta strain 15112-1781.00 chromosome 3, ASM2355853v1, whole genome shotgun sequence encodes these proteins:
- the LOC132793981 gene encoding basic salivary proline-rich protein 2 isoform X2: MKKARANTTNDYWDKKLIEAEEKDPNRWRHTGYKKMYIQGESSSGESERDTAQPGGYSRYPGVPPNSAPPPSSSSTRYGRSRSPHSRSRSRLRKSPPLSPPPPSHSRRRSPPPQFMDRRPVMSPPSPHHNNGPPPMRGRPRSPPMPPRSMPRSPNNHHSGNSDMLRRPGNGHGRPRSPPEPATGSSSSQMRRKPTNASRSPLGRRRSPPLPPPSSSSGMEKRGMGPAHILPRSKRPPSPPPRHSMRSRSNSSMSSSSDDSCSLCSPSHRHRSRSRGPRSPPPKPRGHYRGAGAPPPLPPPESHGRLHGRPTTPPPVRGGGGGIDKYREAKMRHISHERGTSSDVHMKVGRASRHSPPPEDPRLKHRPPEPPEPAAPAAAAVPQAKKKKKEKELRTRVKIEGEKRKKQTSATVATSASASGNNANSSSDSDDSGGSDSDDASPALPSFSATTRLTLSERFGKMAQWSIDRSNMENMRITKDSAGGALKVMIEEGMESPPRRYSYSPAPAGHFPEELATTAPSGMLSWDDVRVRYEYYKSRGYLRDLDLKDYIKWEEWWYKYQEWLKQERYYEYWDRSQQLRRRRKKLPVTQRLN; encoded by the exons ATGAAGAAGGCACGTGCCAACACCACCAACGATTACTGGGACAAGAAACTCATCGAAGCCGAGGAGAAAGATCCAAATCGTTGGCGCCACACCGGCTACAAGAAAATGTACATTCAAGGCGAGAGCAGCTCTGGAGAAAGTGAACGCGATACAGCCCAACCTGGTGGCTATTCGCGTTACCCAGGCGTGCCGCCGAACTCCGCGCCACCGCCATCCTCGTCGTCCACGCGCTACGGACGCTCGCGATCACCGCACTCACGGAGTCGGTCGCGTTTGCGCAAATCGCCGCCGCTttcgccgccgccgccatcgCATTCACGTCGCCGCTCACCGCCACCGCAGTTCATGGATCGCCGGCCGGTAATGTCGCCACCATCGCCACATCACAACAACGGACCGCCTCCAATGCGTGGCCGTCCACGTTCGCCTCCCATGCCGCCGCGCAGCATGCCCCGATCCCCGAACAATCATCACAGTGGCAACAGCGACATGCTCCGACGACCGGGCAACGGTCATGGCCGTCCGCGATCGCCGCCGGAACCGGCAACCGGCTCATCCTCATCTCAGATGCGCCGTAAGCCGACAAACGCGTCGCGTTCACCGCTAGGCCGGCGCCGttcgccgccgctgccgcctccatcgtcgtcgtcgggaATGGAGAAACGTGGAATGGGCCCAGCGCACATTCTGCCACGGTCCAAGCGCCCACCATCACCGCCCCCAAGG CATTCAATGCGGTCACGCTCGAACAGCTCCATGAGCAGCAGCTCGGATGATTCCTGTTCACTGTGCTCGCCCAGTCATCGTCACAGATCTCG CTCTCGTGGTCCGCGTTCGCCGCCGCCCAAGCCGCGTGGCCATTATCGTGGCGCCGGGGCGCCACCGCCGTTACCACCGCCAGAGTCGCATGGCCGCTTGCACGGTCGCCCGACAACTCCGCCGCCGGTGCGCGGAGGTGGCGGTGGCATCGATAAGTATCGCGAGGCCAAAATGCGTCACATAAGTCACGAGCGCGGCACATCGTCGGATGTGCATATGAAAGTCGGTCGCGCGTCGCGTCATTCACCGCCGCCAGAGGATCCGCGACTAAAGCATCGGCCGCCAGAGCCACCAGAGCCAGCTGCACCTGCCGCAGCAGCAGTACCGCaggccaaaaagaaaaagaaggagaaagag CTGCGCACACGTGTCAAAATCGAAGGTGAAAAACGGAAAAAGCAAACAAGTGCGACGGTTGCAACAAGCGCTAGCGCCAGTGGCAACAATGCCAACTCGTCATCGGATTCGGATGATTCGGGCGGTTCCGATAGCGATGATGCGAGCCCAGCATTGCCATCATTTTCGGCGACCACGCGTCTAACGCTATCCGAGCGATTCGGCAAAATGGCTCAATGGAGCATCGATCGCAGCAATATGGAGAATATGCGCATCACCAAAGACTCGGCGGGTGGTGCGCTCAAAGTGATGATCGAAGAGGGTATGGAATCGCCGCCGCGTCGTTATTCGTACTCACCGGCACCGGCTGGTCACTTTCCCGAGGAGTTGGCCACCACAGCACCGTCGGGTATGCTGTCGTGGGATGATGTGCGCGTTCGTTACGAGTACTACAAGAGTCGCGGTTATTTGAGGGACTTGGATCTGAAG GATTACATCAAATGGGAGGAATGGTGGTATAAATATCAGGAGTGGTTAAAACAGGAACGCTATTACGAGTACTGGGATCGCAGCCAACAGCTGCGACGTCGGCGCAAGAAGCTGCCAGTTACTCAgcgtttaaattaa
- the LOC132793981 gene encoding serine/arginine repetitive matrix protein 1 isoform X1 yields the protein MASRRRPDLNPKLHMDRQPTAARITDPSLPAGKRREIDNVMKKARANTTNDYWDKKLIEAEEKDPNRWRHTGYKKMYIQGESSSGESERDTAQPGGYSRYPGVPPNSAPPPSSSSTRYGRSRSPHSRSRSRLRKSPPLSPPPPSHSRRRSPPPQFMDRRPVMSPPSPHHNNGPPPMRGRPRSPPMPPRSMPRSPNNHHSGNSDMLRRPGNGHGRPRSPPEPATGSSSSQMRRKPTNASRSPLGRRRSPPLPPPSSSSGMEKRGMGPAHILPRSKRPPSPPPRHSMRSRSNSSMSSSSDDSCSLCSPSHRHRSRSRGPRSPPPKPRGHYRGAGAPPPLPPPESHGRLHGRPTTPPPVRGGGGGIDKYREAKMRHISHERGTSSDVHMKVGRASRHSPPPEDPRLKHRPPEPPEPAAPAAAAVPQAKKKKKEKELRTRVKIEGEKRKKQTSATVATSASASGNNANSSSDSDDSGGSDSDDASPALPSFSATTRLTLSERFGKMAQWSIDRSNMENMRITKDSAGGALKVMIEEGMESPPRRYSYSPAPAGHFPEELATTAPSGMLSWDDVRVRYEYYKSRGYLRDLDLKDYIKWEEWWYKYQEWLKQERYYEYWDRSQQLRRRRKKLPVTQRLN from the exons ATGGCGTCGCGCAGACGCCCCGATTTGAATCCAAAACTGCACATGGACAGACAGCCAACAGCTGCACGCATAACAG ATCCATCTTTACCTGCTGGAAAGCGTCGCGAAATCGACAACGTTATGAAGAAGGCACGTGCCAACACCACCAACGATTACTGGGACAAGAAACTCATCGAAGCCGAGGAGAAAGATCCAAATCGTTGGCGCCACACCGGCTACAAGAAAATGTACATTCAAGGCGAGAGCAGCTCTGGAGAAAGTGAACGCGATACAGCCCAACCTGGTGGCTATTCGCGTTACCCAGGCGTGCCGCCGAACTCCGCGCCACCGCCATCCTCGTCGTCCACGCGCTACGGACGCTCGCGATCACCGCACTCACGGAGTCGGTCGCGTTTGCGCAAATCGCCGCCGCTttcgccgccgccgccatcgCATTCACGTCGCCGCTCACCGCCACCGCAGTTCATGGATCGCCGGCCGGTAATGTCGCCACCATCGCCACATCACAACAACGGACCGCCTCCAATGCGTGGCCGTCCACGTTCGCCTCCCATGCCGCCGCGCAGCATGCCCCGATCCCCGAACAATCATCACAGTGGCAACAGCGACATGCTCCGACGACCGGGCAACGGTCATGGCCGTCCGCGATCGCCGCCGGAACCGGCAACCGGCTCATCCTCATCTCAGATGCGCCGTAAGCCGACAAACGCGTCGCGTTCACCGCTAGGCCGGCGCCGttcgccgccgctgccgcctccatcgtcgtcgtcgggaATGGAGAAACGTGGAATGGGCCCAGCGCACATTCTGCCACGGTCCAAGCGCCCACCATCACCGCCCCCAAGG CATTCAATGCGGTCACGCTCGAACAGCTCCATGAGCAGCAGCTCGGATGATTCCTGTTCACTGTGCTCGCCCAGTCATCGTCACAGATCTCG CTCTCGTGGTCCGCGTTCGCCGCCGCCCAAGCCGCGTGGCCATTATCGTGGCGCCGGGGCGCCACCGCCGTTACCACCGCCAGAGTCGCATGGCCGCTTGCACGGTCGCCCGACAACTCCGCCGCCGGTGCGCGGAGGTGGCGGTGGCATCGATAAGTATCGCGAGGCCAAAATGCGTCACATAAGTCACGAGCGCGGCACATCGTCGGATGTGCATATGAAAGTCGGTCGCGCGTCGCGTCATTCACCGCCGCCAGAGGATCCGCGACTAAAGCATCGGCCGCCAGAGCCACCAGAGCCAGCTGCACCTGCCGCAGCAGCAGTACCGCaggccaaaaagaaaaagaaggagaaagag CTGCGCACACGTGTCAAAATCGAAGGTGAAAAACGGAAAAAGCAAACAAGTGCGACGGTTGCAACAAGCGCTAGCGCCAGTGGCAACAATGCCAACTCGTCATCGGATTCGGATGATTCGGGCGGTTCCGATAGCGATGATGCGAGCCCAGCATTGCCATCATTTTCGGCGACCACGCGTCTAACGCTATCCGAGCGATTCGGCAAAATGGCTCAATGGAGCATCGATCGCAGCAATATGGAGAATATGCGCATCACCAAAGACTCGGCGGGTGGTGCGCTCAAAGTGATGATCGAAGAGGGTATGGAATCGCCGCCGCGTCGTTATTCGTACTCACCGGCACCGGCTGGTCACTTTCCCGAGGAGTTGGCCACCACAGCACCGTCGGGTATGCTGTCGTGGGATGATGTGCGCGTTCGTTACGAGTACTACAAGAGTCGCGGTTATTTGAGGGACTTGGATCTGAAG GATTACATCAAATGGGAGGAATGGTGGTATAAATATCAGGAGTGGTTAAAACAGGAACGCTATTACGAGTACTGGGATCGCAGCCAACAGCTGCGACGTCGGCGCAAGAAGCTGCCAGTTACTCAgcgtttaaattaa